TCATAACCAAAAAGAATTTGATTCAGTCGGCCGACCGTATTTATTTTATCCGAAGGGGTTCTGAGAGAATAGCATGAACTCAATCCTGAAGGATTTTTTAATTGGAGTTCTTCTCTTGGATCATCCTGTACCGCCTTTGCCAGGAAGTCCCAGAGAAGCGGTATCCCCCTGAACAGCGGATCGGTACAAATAAAAAAGGTCGGGAAAATGCCGTTTGACCTCATGATCGGCCAGGCGTATTCAAAAACATCTTGATAACCGTCATCAAATGTGAGGACTATTTGGGGGATGGAAAGAGACGATGAATGAGCCCTTTTTGAGGAAAACAGAAACTCCTCCAGTGAAACAAAAATTCCTTTTTTTTTTAAAAAATTCAATTGTCTCTGAAAAAGGGATGGGGGAATACTCAAATTAAGAAAGTCACCTTTTGGATCCGGGTGAATACGATGATAGAAAAAAATAAACCCCTTAAATTCCGGTTTTCTTTTTATCCTTTCCAAAAGGTGTAAAAGACCGGAGATGTAAGCCAGGTTCCAGATTAATCCTTTGCACCTCTTTACCAAAAGGGATTGATTTGGGAGATCCTTCATCGATCAATCGCTTCCTCGGTTTCGTTCTTTAAACTCGCAAATGTACGGGCTCTCCGGGTCTGGCCGGTTCAAGTTCTTGATCAAATTCTTCCAGTTTTCGTCGCTGATAGAGGCCCACTATGGTGCCTATCCATAAAAAGATGAAGGCATTGGCCGACGGAAAGTATTGGGTTTGAATAAATGAAGCATTGACGATATACACAATCATTATGGCCCAGAAGGAAACCACCAGATCCCGGCTGATTATCCCTTCTTCCCCGGATTGACGGTACAACAACCAACTGTACCGCAAGCTGAAAAAAAGGATAAGGATGAAAGGAAGAAGGCCAATGATCCCCACTTCGGAGGCCAATGAAAAAAAGAGGTTATGCTGAGAAGTGGCCGCGACATTGGTCCTTACACCCAGACCGGTCGCATAAAAGTTGGCCTCCCTTCCAAACCGTCCAAATCCGACCCCGAA
This sequence is a window from Deltaproteobacteria bacterium. Protein-coding genes within it:
- a CDS encoding polysaccharide deacetylase family protein, whose product is MKDLPNQSLLVKRCKGLIWNLAYISGLLHLLERIKRKPEFKGFIFFYHRIHPDPKGDFLNLSIPPSLFQRQLNFLKKKGIFVSLEEFLFSSKRAHSSSLSIPQIVLTFDDGYQDVFEYAWPIMRSNGIFPTFFICTDPLFRGIPLLWDFLAKAVQDDPREELQLKNPSGLSSCYSLRTPSDKINTVGRLNQILFGYERQELKKVLADLFPAFKRNNRGDEERLYLGPEQVRTAFKEGIQIGAHTASHPCLPEIPKEGWEKEVLDSKKELESLLDREVPFFAYPAGEFNSEVRNYIEHIGFRAALTTGKRPVFSDTQDLYTVPRICPAFVISRGKFYALVSGVKPEWFVP